The DNA region ACGGCGCCGTTGGACCGTGCGTTGGCCGCTTCGGGTTTGTCGTTGGATTTGATTTCGCAGGTTGTGCTGTTTGGAGGAAACACGCGAGTACCGAAGGTGCAGGACATTTTGAAGTCCCACATTGGCCAAGAGCTGGGCAGAAATTTGAACGCGGACGAGGCAGCGTGTATGGGAGCGGTTTATCGGGCGGCGGATTTGGCCACTGGATTTAAGGTGAAGAAGTTTGTCGTTAAGGATGCCGTGCTGTACCCGATCCAGGTCGTGTTTGCTCGCGAAGGAGAGAGTGGCTCGACGCGACTCGTCCGCCGGACGCTGTTTGGAGCGATGAACGCTTACCCGCAGAAGAAGGTGATTACGTTCAACAAGCACACGGATGATTTTGAGTTTTCGGTTGATTACGCCGAGCTGGAGACGGTGCTGAGCCAGGAGGAAATCGCGAACTTGGGTTCGTTGAACTTGACCAAGGTTAGCCTGACGGAGGTGGCGAAGAAGTTGAACTCCAACAAGGCGGAAAACATCGAGTCCAAGGGAATCAAGGCACACTTTGCGTTGGACGACTCCGGCTTGTTCTCGCTGGCCAACGTTGAGCTGGTGCTGGAGAAGACGGTAAAGGAAGACGACGAAAGCACGCTGCAAAAGCTGGGCAACACCATTAGCAAGCTGTTCTCGGGAGACTCGGATGATGAAAAGGTGACCACGACGGAGGAAGGTTCGCAGGAAGATGGTTCCAAGGATGCGGAAGGACAAACGGATGAGAAGAAGGCGGAGGAGGACAAAACGGCGAATGCAACTTCGGCGGAGAACGCAACGCTTGCCGAGGAAGCTGGAGAAGCTGCCAAGAACAAGACGGAAAAGCCAAAGATCGTCACGATCAAAGAGCAAATTCCGCACAAGGTCGAGGTTGTCTACGTGCCTGCATTGGACGGGGCTGATTTTGAGGGTGCGGTGAAGAAGATTCGGGTGATTGACGAAGCTGACCAGGCCAAGAAACGTCGCGAGACGGCCCTCAACGCGTTGGAGACGTTTGTCATCGATGCTCAGGTGAAGTTGGACGAGAAAGAGTACGCTTCGTGTGCCACCCAGGAAGAAGCCGACACGATCCGTAAGACCTGCTCGGAAGTTTCCGAGTGGCTGTATGAGGACGGTGCCGACGCCGACGCGGAGACGTACGAAAACAAGCTCGAGGAGATTCGCGCCGTAGCCAACCAAGTGTACTCGCGTCACTGGGAACACAAGGAACGTCCGGACGCGCTGAACGCCCTAGCTCAAATGATCAGCGGTGCCGAAGGATTCCTCGACAAAGCCAAGAACTTCACCAAGGAGGGCAACCCGGAGAAGGACGTCTTCACGCAGGTCGAAATCGACACCCTCACGCGAGTCATCGCCGAAACGTCCGAGTGGATGGACACGGAACAGGGCGAGCAGACCAAGCTGGCACGCCACGAACCGGTCCGCCTTACGGTGAAGGATCTGACCGACAAGATGGCTTTGCTGGATCGTGAAGTCAAGTACCTGGTGAACAAGCTGAAGCTGTGGCGCCCCAAGGTGAAACCGACTCCACCACCGAAGGTCGAAAAGGACGCCAAAAAGGACGACGACAAGTCCGAAGATACCAAGTCGGAGGAACCGGTCATCGAGGAACCTAAAGTGGACGAGAACGACTCCAGCGAGGAGCAGGAGCAGGCCACCGAGGAGACGCCCAAGATTGAACCCAGCAAAACGGAAGATGGCAGCGGCGAGCAGCACACCGAGCTGTAGAGACCTGCACGACCTTTAGCTAGGTTAGCACAAATTAATCCATCCCTTTTTTGTCCtagtttaattatttatttcataCCAACCTCGTCCCCCCTTTTGAACTACTTCTTCTCCCTACTTCCTCATCCCATTTGAATCTTATCGAATTGTGACAGAAATTTGTAGAAGCGAATGAACGTTTTGCACCACACTCCGATTTAGAGTTTTGACCATTCCGATTAGAGAGCGTCCCCCGAGCGATGATGATTGGTGGTGTGCAGTAAAGTGCAGTGCAGTTTGTAGTGGAACAATTTTAGGAGCCCTTTGTGCGAAAAAATACGTGAAACAGTAAAACAGGACGGTTAAACTAGTGTAGGAAGACCAAGAAGGAAATGAAACGGTGACATCAAACAGGCTGATAAGAGTAAGCTAGTAGCTATgagataaaacaaaaataacaactaATCATGCGATGACTGTTAAACCAAAATCTACCACTGGAATCACTAAGTTAAGCGGTACAGAAACATGAGTGTAAATTGATTCCTAATatgttttgttgtgtttttttaatccgaACATTCCTTCGATTCGTTAATCATTTATCACTTAGCAATTCTATTTGAAtagagtagagcgtccaatttcccggggttgccaaaattattctgatccggctgctgattaatattttgcaacaaaattgtaaagaacAGCAACTATAATGGTCATAATGTGTGTGGGGTTCAataaatggcttgactgcttgttaaaaatcatacaaattgaaaaaatattttaatttgattatgGTCTATGtatatggttttgttttttgttgagaagtattattttttaaatcaaagtgtttgaacAATGAGTAAAATCCATGCTCCTCAGCCATAAAATTGCGTTTGAATTTATCTCTGTGATGAATTAGACAGAATAGGTTTAAGAATAATATTGACAGATAaagctttagagaaaaaaaaaatgcagaaattgtgtttttcatggcaaataactttttttcagaaaaagtttTACTAGTTTCAGCTTATGATTAAATCtagacgtttttttttaaaggtcctacaagctattgtgtttcacatgtttataggacctttaaaaaaactccagaaataatcAATCATaatcttaaaaatctaacttttcgttttttatttaaatttggaacactatttcatgaaatcacaactcagtttttaaatatttaaatgtttttcatatttaaccctcttacgccctgTAAGTTCTAGAATAATTCTACTTGCACAACCCTTTTAGAAAAATCCTATGATATCAAtccaattttcatccaattaagTCATGTTTAcggttaaaaaaatctcaatttgatCTTGACCAGAAAGCgtgaatatcttattttcaaatgatataacaacaattttcgttGGACAAGGTTACTATAAATAatatagtttattttcattccataataAAGTAATGTTTGTTACCCAACAAATAAGCCAGATCTATTCTCAGTTgtaaatgcttcagaaataaatattagccaaagaagtatttttttcggattcctcggtaaatttcacaaaacatgtatcaaaatatgaaaaagtcGAAAAGACAAAGTTCGAATGTCGACAAAGTAAAACAAAATTCCgtcatatttttgtaatttttcaagcATAAAACACTTGTATTTAATCTCGTGCAGACAAAGCCAGgctcttgaaatatttttgtagaatttatttTCATACAAGCAAATTCGTTTGTTTACTGTgagtttgtttttaaatcttcattATGAGTAGTTCCTTAAATTAACAGcctaaccaatattttttaaaagtatttcattccttaaaaaatattgtcattttttaaatatgaacagtccattaaaaaaaacttatactttaaaaatatgtcgagacattttccattctgttaaaACAAACTATTCTTGTTgacttcaatatttttgtgagtttttcctttCTTTCATTCATCAGTTCTTTCGCTCAGTTTAAtcatcatattttttgaaaagaaaaagtcagatttctaataatattttaagagaTTTTCCATTccttaaaaatacaattttcataaTCGTTGGAATATTGTTGTGGTTTTACTATTCTTTCAAACAGTTCCATAATACGAGAAAAAGTCTTGCTTATTTACTAGTTTTCTATCCTTTCTTGATATAAATCTTTGGTAGTCGTAAAAGGCCCTTTCAAAAATAGCTTGAAAGATTTTTCAATTAAGAAATTTCTAAACCTAACGGAAATAGAGgcaaatttactgaaaattttaaaaactaataagACCATCGCAGTAACAATATTCTTGCTTTTTTTTAGATGTCTGTTCgtatattgagaaaaaaatcgaatgcaatTACAAATCGATACACAATTAACGTTTCGGTGATTTTGACGTGCTTTTCTCGTTAAATTTCGTCATAAATCGCTTAGCTCTTAATAAAGCACaggatttatgttttttttttaattttcaacggcTATAGCAGTTTTTTGATATTGTCAAAATTCcctaaaaaaaactgcttttttgttttttttttctacagttTGTCCGTTCTATTCATGATCTACAACCCtgaatgcaataaattgcatgCTATATTGCATACAAGTTTGGTTTTATTTACTTTGCATTTTGTCGTCACTTCTTTTCTTTCTATACACAGATCAGCTGGTTTGTTCAGTTTAATGTTCTTGATAAACAAGTGCCCAAATAGCTTCTTCAGTGCATAATTGTTGTACGAGACTTAAATATGTGTTTTATCAGATGTGTgcgcttgtttactatgaattTCTGCCGAGTTGTACGTATagttattgcgaccacattcaGGGAAACAGAGTTGATTTAATTCCATCGAAACTACTATGCAGTGGCAATTCCAAGGTCTTGTGAAATACTAAATCCGCTGGTAATTCTATGATTCAGAAACTAAACATTACTAAACCGACCTCTCTTCTCGTTCCTTTAGTAAAAATTTCGTCTTCACTATGGTGCTCTCACCGGATTCGCAGCTACTTCTAATTCTCTATCTAGTATGGATTTGTCGCCGCCAACGGATTCCGCGCTACG from Culex quinquefasciatus strain JHB chromosome 3, VPISU_Cqui_1.0_pri_paternal, whole genome shotgun sequence includes:
- the LOC6039780 gene encoding hypoxia up-regulated protein 1 — its product is MSLPRRPNLMAVATLLLVGAIALAPSFCQGAAVMSVDLGSEWFKVGVVSPGVPMEIALNKESKRKSPTSIAFRNGDRLYGDDANTIGVRFPANNYFYLVDLLGKTIDNPMVELYRKRFPYYDIVADPKRNTVVFRNGDDLYSIEELIAQILASAKEYAEDSTGQVITECTLVVPGFFGQAERQALVAAARLANLKVLQLINDYTAVALNYGIFRRKEFNETAQYFVFYDMGAYKTSASVISYQLVKDKATREVLPVVQVLGVGFDRTLGGLEMQVRLRDYLGKEFNKMGKTKTDVFGNPRAMAKLFKEAGRLKNVLSANTEHYAQIEGLLDEQDFRLLVSREQFEELCKDLYTRVTAPLDRALAASGLSLDLISQVVLFGGNTRVPKVQDILKSHIGQELGRNLNADEAACMGAVYRAADLATGFKVKKFVVKDAVLYPIQVVFAREGESGSTRLVRRTLFGAMNAYPQKKVITFNKHTDDFEFSVDYAELETVLSQEEIANLGSLNLTKVSLTEVAKKLNSNKAENIESKGIKAHFALDDSGLFSLANVELVLEKTVKEDDESTLQKLGNTISKLFSGDSDDEKVTTTEEGSQEDGSKDAEGQTDEKKAEEDKTANATSAENATLAEEAGEAAKNKTEKPKIVTIKEQIPHKVEVVYVPALDGADFEGAVKKIRVIDEADQAKKRRETALNALETFVIDAQVKLDEKEYASCATQEEADTIRKTCSEVSEWLYEDGADADAETYENKLEEIRAVANQVYSRHWEHKERPDALNALAQMISGAEGFLDKAKNFTKEGNPEKDVFTQVEIDTLTRVIAETSEWMDTEQGEQTKLARHEPVRLTVKDLTDKMALLDREVKYLVNKLKLWRPKVKPTPPPKVEKDAKKDDDKSEDTKSEEPVIEEPKVDENDSSEEQEQATEETPKIEPSKTEDGSGEQHTEL